One Acidobacteriaceae bacterium genomic region harbors:
- a CDS encoding GlsB/YeaQ/YmgE family stress response membrane protein codes for MEHPVHHVDVSRYIQSTEGTHSLLVWIVIGLIAGYLTGKIMRGAGFGPIVDIIVGIIGAIIGGLIMITLGYAGTGGFLYTVFIAVIGAVILTLILRLLTAGRFRNF; via the coding sequence GTGGAACACCCCGTCCATCACGTAGACGTCAGCCGCTACATCCAGTCCACCGAAGGCACGCACTCACTGCTCGTCTGGATCGTCATCGGCCTCATCGCCGGCTACCTTACCGGCAAGATCATGCGCGGCGCGGGCTTCGGCCCCATCGTCGACATCATCGTGGGCATCATCGGTGCCATCATCGGCGGCCTCATCATGATCACGCTTGGCTACGCCGGCACTGGGGGCTTCCTCTACACCGTCTTCATCGCGGTCATCGGCGCCGTCATCCTCACCCTCATCCTCCGCCTGCTCACCGCCGGCCGCTTCCGCAACTTCTGA
- a CDS encoding outer membrane beta-barrel protein, with protein MRYLQALGNRRATYRKRAAALLIGFFMLLAPTAWANDPPDKSQTKTQAQQIDELRSMVLRLQDRVDGLERQLNERRNPEAAPGSSAQSDSASLSSQGPSALSSDASELAANLPLRPAPAQPMLPAPASQPQPQSQASASPLASVLPATLPGGATLNYTLDGYYEFNFNQPPGRVNYVRAYDVLSNVFSINQADVVLALDPDVSKNRRYGLRLDLQFGQATDTLQGNPANEPRPQIYQNIFQAYGTYIVPLGSGLNIDVGKWASSLGAEGNYTKDQMNYTRSFYFYFLPFYHQGGRASYKFNDKIQANYWLVNGTNQSEPTNGYKDEMFGFVLTPTKTITWTSNYYLGQEHPDSTPANNCTVPVQPGLCESPITPAPNGKLHIFDDYINWQATPKLTLIAEGDYVIQREWANAAPGHSSAPSHVDGGAAYIQYQLTPKASLATRGEYMSDPQGLFSGKSQALKEWTGTWKYNFGEGFDAFLEYRTDWTNQPYFLTHNPGAAVQHQTTATLGLVWWYGGKQGTW; from the coding sequence ATGCGATATCTCCAGGCGTTAGGAAATCGACGCGCAACATATAGAAAACGTGCCGCAGCGTTGCTCATCGGCTTCTTTATGCTCCTCGCGCCCACAGCCTGGGCGAACGATCCTCCTGACAAGAGCCAGACGAAAACTCAGGCGCAGCAGATCGACGAGCTTCGCTCCATGGTGCTGCGATTGCAAGATCGCGTTGACGGCCTCGAGCGGCAGCTCAACGAGCGCCGAAATCCCGAAGCTGCGCCAGGCTCCTCCGCGCAGAGTGATAGCGCGAGTCTCTCATCGCAGGGGCCATCCGCGCTCTCCTCCGACGCCAGCGAGCTCGCCGCAAATCTCCCTCTTCGTCCGGCGCCGGCGCAGCCCATGCTCCCTGCACCTGCATCCCAGCCTCAGCCGCAGAGCCAGGCCTCCGCTTCGCCGCTCGCCTCTGTACTCCCCGCCACTCTGCCTGGAGGAGCGACGCTGAATTACACGCTCGACGGCTACTACGAATTCAACTTCAACCAGCCGCCCGGCCGCGTGAACTATGTCCGCGCCTATGACGTTCTCAGTAACGTCTTCAGCATCAACCAGGCCGATGTCGTGCTCGCCCTTGATCCCGACGTCAGTAAAAATCGCCGCTACGGTCTTCGGCTTGACCTCCAATTCGGTCAGGCAACCGACACACTCCAGGGCAATCCCGCGAACGAGCCGCGTCCGCAGATCTATCAGAACATCTTTCAAGCCTACGGCACTTACATCGTCCCGCTGGGCAGCGGGCTCAACATCGATGTCGGCAAATGGGCAAGCTCTCTCGGTGCAGAAGGCAACTACACCAAAGACCAGATGAACTACACGCGCTCTTTTTACTTTTATTTCCTGCCCTTCTATCACCAGGGCGGGCGGGCAAGTTACAAGTTCAACGACAAAATCCAGGCGAACTACTGGCTCGTCAACGGCACCAATCAGTCCGAACCCACCAATGGATACAAGGACGAGATGTTCGGATTTGTCCTCACACCGACGAAGACCATCACGTGGACGAGTAACTACTACCTCGGCCAGGAACACCCTGATTCCACACCCGCGAATAACTGCACGGTGCCCGTGCAGCCGGGTCTCTGCGAATCTCCCATCACTCCCGCGCCCAACGGCAAGCTACATATCTTCGATGACTACATAAATTGGCAAGCCACTCCAAAGCTCACGCTCATCGCCGAGGGTGACTACGTCATCCAACGCGAGTGGGCGAATGCAGCTCCAGGGCACTCGTCTGCTCCTTCGCATGTCGATGGCGGCGCAGCTTACATTCAGTATCAGCTCACGCCCAAGGCCTCTCTCGCCACACGTGGCGAGTACATGTCCGACCCGCAGGGTCTCTTCAGCGGCAAATCGCAGGCTCTCAAAGAGTGGACCGGCACCTGGAAATACAACTTCGGCGAAGGCTTCGATGCCTTCCTCGAGTACCGCACCGACTGGACCAATCAGCCGTACTTCCTGACACACAACCCCGGCGCCGCCGTACAACACCAGACGACGGCGACACTCGGCCTCGTGTGGTGGTACGGCGGCAAGCAGGGCACGTGGTGA
- a CDS encoding DSD1 family PLP-dependent enzyme, with the protein MTDETMHSHLIGREGGRRDLNTPVLVVDLDALERNITTMAQWAAKQGLALRPHTKTHKSVEIARLQRNAGAIGFCCAKLGEAEAMADGGIRDGLLLTSPVVSVPAIHRLIDLNIRTNGLMCVVDHPANAKALAGAARASGKPLRVLIDIDPGIHRTGVASPEAAVHLFHEIASHPSLVYSGVQFYCGREQHVESFAERRSVIQQKSEYLRTVIEALKHAGGSPSVITGAGTGTHRIDAELGTLTELQVGSYIFMDSQYADCDLTGNPSGDKTPPFEFALMVDVRIISANSPGMRTVDAGYKALATDGGIPRVLAGMPPETEYQFMGDEHGALLSNADPLPGIGDRVILTAPHCDPTVNLYDFYHVVRGDTLVAIWRVDARGRSR; encoded by the coding sequence ATGACAGACGAAACAATGCATAGCCATCTGATCGGTCGCGAGGGCGGCCGTCGCGACCTGAACACCCCCGTCCTTGTTGTCGATCTCGACGCGCTCGAACGCAACATCACGACAATGGCGCAGTGGGCCGCGAAGCAAGGCCTCGCTCTCCGGCCACATACCAAGACCCACAAGTCCGTCGAAATCGCCCGGCTTCAGCGCAACGCCGGCGCCATCGGATTCTGCTGCGCGAAGCTCGGCGAAGCGGAGGCTATGGCCGACGGTGGCATACGAGACGGCCTGCTCCTCACATCTCCCGTGGTTTCCGTCCCCGCAATCCACCGCCTCATCGACCTCAACATTCGCACCAATGGCCTTATGTGCGTCGTTGATCATCCGGCAAACGCGAAAGCTCTCGCCGGGGCCGCACGCGCATCCGGCAAGCCCCTGCGCGTGCTCATTGACATCGACCCTGGCATCCACCGCACCGGCGTCGCCTCGCCCGAAGCCGCTGTTCATCTCTTTCACGAGATCGCCTCACATCCGTCGCTGGTCTATAGCGGCGTGCAGTTCTACTGCGGCCGCGAGCAGCACGTCGAAAGCTTTGCGGAACGCCGCTCGGTCATTCAGCAGAAGTCCGAATATCTCCGCACCGTCATCGAAGCGCTGAAACACGCGGGCGGGTCTCCGTCCGTCATCACCGGCGCTGGCACCGGAACCCACCGCATCGACGCAGAACTCGGCACACTCACCGAGCTGCAGGTCGGTTCCTACATCTTCATGGACAGCCAGTACGCCGACTGCGACCTCACCGGCAACCCCTCTGGCGACAAAACCCCGCCGTTCGAATTCGCCCTGATGGTCGATGTCCGCATCATCAGCGCCAACTCACCTGGCATGCGAACCGTTGACGCAGGCTACAAAGCCCTCGCCACCGACGGCGGAATTCCGCGGGTTCTGGCCGGCATGCCGCCCGAAACCGAATACCAGTTCATGGGCGACGAGCACGGCGCGCTGCTCTCAAACGCCGATCCGCTCCCAGGCATCGGCGACCGCGTCATCCTCACCGCGCCTCACTGCGATCCGACCGTCAACCTCTACGACTTCTACCACGTCGTCCGTGGAGACACGCTCGTAGCGATCTGGCGAGTCGATGCCAGGGGCCGTTCGCGCTGA
- a CDS encoding patatin-like phospholipase family protein — translation MPKIQLAIQGGGAKIASLLAVGAAIQSFPITDLEITRLAGTSAGAIVACMLGAGIDIDDFSMRLKQSLGKELIAGFEMPGMIGIGRVLSTGKPIWSQKNLEKLLTQEFARKKVTFLKDIAKNFNRPVLVMATDLSEAKAVPVSEDERIGKALMDSCGIPFLFRTWKHELVDGGIAENFAGSFLSKDKAIYGPVLGVVFKNQDTSGAAPSSLKSFAAALLDTAMRSATAKSHDSLGSPFLFEIDTELDTFSFEQALGDGLGEHYRRLKSDAIDWFSDYIADPDAALGDIWSRENVSTMTKLAQMYRTQHAGQFIKYEQCVMEVFAHSLKDEDAPDVVQYKTTFRTMADPLYCHKVALTESEGKSAFRRSSWHLFEQQTGHLIGVSFVPILDSQTSADREVLAYFEVVLPKNSGPYTLVIKDSVKGLLKSFKKKKSEEFRMQPSRTNQSIDEISIALHVPDTTQYQNLKFVPLPGASPGGPMPPVELRTFELQAPPGFRTVGWKGVNVPAGYTFGPDATF, via the coding sequence GTGCCAAAGATTCAGCTAGCGATTCAAGGGGGCGGCGCGAAGATTGCATCGTTGCTTGCGGTGGGAGCGGCGATTCAGTCTTTTCCAATCACAGACCTGGAAATTACCCGTTTAGCGGGCACGTCGGCGGGCGCCATTGTGGCTTGCATGCTGGGCGCCGGGATCGATATTGACGACTTTTCCATGCGGCTCAAGCAAAGCCTGGGAAAGGAACTCATCGCAGGTTTTGAGATGCCTGGAATGATCGGGATCGGCCGTGTTCTCTCGACGGGCAAGCCTATCTGGTCCCAGAAGAACCTGGAGAAACTTCTAACCCAGGAATTTGCGCGCAAGAAAGTAACCTTCCTCAAGGATATTGCTAAAAATTTTAATCGCCCGGTCCTGGTAATGGCTACCGACCTTAGTGAAGCCAAGGCTGTGCCCGTGTCGGAGGATGAGCGGATCGGCAAGGCACTCATGGATTCCTGCGGCATTCCTTTTTTGTTTCGCACATGGAAACACGAGTTAGTCGATGGAGGCATTGCCGAGAATTTTGCTGGGAGTTTCCTTTCGAAAGATAAGGCTATCTATGGACCTGTTCTTGGTGTTGTCTTCAAGAATCAGGATACGTCCGGTGCAGCTCCATCCTCTCTGAAGTCTTTCGCTGCGGCTTTGCTCGACACGGCGATGCGCAGCGCGACCGCAAAATCGCACGACAGTCTAGGCTCTCCGTTTTTGTTTGAGATTGACACTGAGCTTGACACGTTTTCTTTCGAACAGGCACTCGGAGACGGTCTTGGTGAACATTACAGACGATTGAAGAGCGACGCTATCGATTGGTTCAGCGACTACATCGCCGACCCGGATGCAGCTCTCGGCGACATCTGGAGCCGCGAAAATGTAAGCACCATGACGAAGCTGGCCCAGATGTATCGCACTCAACATGCAGGGCAGTTCATAAAGTATGAGCAATGCGTGATGGAAGTGTTTGCGCACAGCCTGAAGGATGAAGACGCGCCGGATGTCGTGCAGTACAAGACAACATTCCGGACTATGGCGGACCCGCTGTACTGTCATAAGGTTGCGCTGACCGAGTCGGAGGGAAAGTCAGCCTTCCGGAGATCGTCGTGGCACCTATTCGAGCAACAGACTGGACATTTGATCGGCGTCTCGTTCGTTCCGATTTTGGATTCGCAGACCTCGGCGGACCGCGAGGTGCTGGCGTACTTCGAGGTGGTCCTGCCTAAAAATTCTGGCCCTTACACGCTTGTGATCAAGGACTCAGTGAAAGGCCTTTTGAAGAGTTTCAAAAAGAAGAAATCTGAAGAGTTCAGGATGCAGCCGAGCCGGACGAACCAATCTATCGACGAGATTTCGATCGCACTGCACGTTCCCGACACGACACAATATCAAAACCTGAAGTTCGTACCTCTTCCCGGTGCATCGCCGGGGGGACCGATGCCGCCTGTTGAGTTGAGGACGTTTGAATTGCAGGCGCCGCCCGGATTCCGGACGGTTGGCTGGAAAGGTGTGAACGTGCCTGCCGGGTACACATTTGGTCCCGACGCTACCTTTTGA
- a CDS encoding panthothenate synthetase — protein MKKILDEQKPEAAYFMDHNGRRSAVLIMDLPESSKIPSIAEPWFLTFNADVEMHPVMTPQDLAASGLDELGKRWR, from the coding sequence ATGAAGAAGATTCTCGACGAGCAGAAGCCGGAAGCAGCCTACTTCATGGATCACAATGGCCGGCGCAGCGCCGTGCTGATCATGGACCTTCCCGAGTCCTCGAAAATTCCCTCCATCGCCGAGCCGTGGTTCCTCACCTTCAACGCGGACGTCGAAATGCATCCCGTGATGACACCACAGGATCTGGCCGCAAGCGGGCTGGACGAGCTCGGCAAAAGGTGGCGCTGA
- a CDS encoding GlsB/YeaQ/YmgE family stress response membrane protein: MGHGIIAWIIIGLIAGWLTGKLMKGSGYGALMDIIVGIVGALIGGFIATHLGFGGDHGLVMSIIIAVIGAVILTLILRLITGNRSSNL, encoded by the coding sequence ATGGGGCACGGGATTATTGCATGGATCATTATTGGTCTGATCGCTGGCTGGCTCACCGGAAAGCTAATGAAGGGCTCGGGTTACGGTGCGCTGATGGATATCATCGTCGGCATTGTGGGAGCGCTGATCGGTGGATTTATCGCAACGCATCTTGGATTTGGCGGAGATCACGGACTGGTTATGTCGATCATCATTGCTGTGATCGGCGCCGTGATTCTCACGTTGATTCTTCGTCTTATCACCGGAAACAGATCGTCCAACCTGTAG
- a CDS encoding glycosyl hydrolase, with the protein MLALLGASIAPGQKSDDYLARGFQQPPDSAKPRVWWHWMNGNVTKDGIKADLEWMNRVGIGGFQNFDASLGTPQIVQKRLVYMTPEWKDAFRYATTLADQLGLEEGVASSAGWNLSGGSWVLPAHAIKKYVWSETEISGGEPFHGVLKSPPSNAGPFQDLPSNRKAPDFYADSAVFAYRLPPNDTPPHDLPKIASSGGQFDLASLTDGDLTKATLLPAAPPNESSWIQFEYSKPQRICGLSIAFIFKNGDERRVMALTRPAVEASDDGKEFHFVADIPWALAQFPVRTIAFPPVTAKFFRVTFKTPPTETSAVGARISELALRSDMPINRFETKAAFGREGNLLSVATPPAAAGDAIRKSDVIDLTAKMHSDGTLDWTPPPGRWEVVRLGYSLIGIMNNPAEPEATGLEVDKLSSTYVREYFQRFFDNFTDATGGLMGKRGLKYVVTDSWEDGTQNWTDDMFAQFKAHRGYDMLPWLPVLTGHVVESSEASDRFLYDFRQTLADLVVENHYDQLTDLLHARGMGRYSESHEQSRSLIADGMEVKRSADIPMGAMWVPDAGPTRDADIRESASVAHIYGQNLVAAESFTTGERPWAWTPETLKPAADRELADGLNRFVIHTSVHQPLDDKLPGLGLGMYGQWFNRHDTWAELAKPWMTYLARSSYLLQQGKFVADVAYLYGQDANITQLFAVQGPEVPAGYNFDYVNSDVVLHRLSVKNGRLITPGGTSYRVLALDSSTRRMTLPVLRKLRELVNDGAVLVGPMPIDSPSLSDDQAEFKTIADQLFGSGTGDHSYGKGRVLAGQTLADALRKLNVTPDFQIGEGQPDTNLFFTHRRISNGEIYWVNNRNNRAETINAAFRVAGKAPELWHADTGKIEPASFRVADNRTIVPLRLGPNEAVFVVFRRNADVPSRNIPFPMETTVAGIDGPWKVQFQSGRGAPAEADFENLVPWTQSNDPGVKYFSGTATYTKSLQAPAKWFNTGARLWMDLGDVKNIAEVFVNGRYLGILWKPPFRVDVTGIIKPGTNVLEIKVTNLWVNRLIGDQQPDATKKYTYTNMKFYGADSPLLPSGLLGPVKIMRSVRAFNPRVPHPHAVSSRVSGHSG; encoded by the coding sequence ATGCTCGCTCTCTTAGGAGCGAGCATCGCTCCAGGACAGAAATCGGACGATTACCTTGCACGTGGATTTCAGCAGCCTCCCGACAGCGCAAAGCCGCGGGTCTGGTGGCACTGGATGAACGGCAATGTCACGAAAGACGGAATCAAAGCCGACCTGGAATGGATGAACCGTGTCGGCATCGGCGGCTTCCAGAACTTCGATGCGTCTTTGGGCACGCCGCAAATAGTTCAGAAACGGTTGGTCTACATGACACCGGAGTGGAAGGACGCCTTCCGATACGCAACCACACTGGCTGATCAGTTGGGCCTGGAGGAGGGGGTTGCGAGCTCCGCAGGATGGAACCTATCCGGTGGCTCGTGGGTGCTGCCTGCGCACGCGATTAAGAAATATGTGTGGTCCGAGACCGAGATCAGCGGTGGCGAGCCGTTTCATGGAGTCTTAAAGAGCCCACCGTCGAACGCGGGCCCGTTCCAAGATCTCCCTTCCAACAGGAAGGCGCCGGACTTCTACGCGGATAGCGCTGTATTTGCGTATCGTCTGCCGCCGAACGACACGCCGCCTCATGATCTGCCGAAGATTGCATCGAGCGGCGGCCAGTTCGATCTGGCAAGCCTGACGGATGGCGATCTCACAAAGGCGACATTGCTACCCGCAGCGCCGCCCAATGAATCGTCCTGGATTCAATTCGAATATTCCAAGCCGCAACGCATCTGCGGACTGAGCATCGCCTTCATATTCAAAAACGGAGACGAGCGCCGGGTTATGGCTCTAACCCGCCCGGCCGTCGAGGCCAGTGACGATGGGAAGGAATTTCATTTCGTCGCCGACATTCCCTGGGCATTGGCACAATTTCCAGTACGCACGATTGCATTTCCTCCAGTGACTGCGAAATTCTTTCGTGTCACTTTCAAAACACCTCCGACAGAAACCTCCGCGGTCGGAGCGCGCATCTCTGAACTCGCCCTTCGATCCGACATGCCCATTAATCGATTCGAAACAAAAGCGGCGTTCGGTCGAGAAGGCAACTTACTCTCTGTCGCAACGCCGCCGGCCGCCGCTGGAGACGCGATCCGGAAATCCGATGTCATCGATTTAACAGCCAAAATGCACTCCGACGGCACACTCGATTGGACCCCGCCGCCGGGACGATGGGAAGTCGTGCGACTCGGCTATTCACTTATCGGCATAATGAATAACCCCGCTGAACCGGAGGCCACCGGTCTCGAGGTCGATAAGCTCAGCTCTACATACGTCAGGGAATACTTCCAGAGGTTCTTCGATAACTTCACGGATGCCACCGGCGGTCTGATGGGCAAGCGCGGCTTGAAGTATGTGGTTACCGATAGTTGGGAAGATGGAACTCAGAACTGGACGGACGACATGTTCGCTCAGTTCAAAGCGCATCGAGGCTACGACATGCTTCCATGGCTACCAGTGCTCACCGGCCATGTCGTCGAAAGCTCTGAGGCAAGCGACCGCTTTCTTTACGACTTTCGCCAGACCCTGGCCGATCTTGTCGTAGAGAACCATTACGACCAATTGACCGACCTCCTGCATGCGCGGGGTATGGGCCGCTACTCCGAGTCGCACGAGCAAAGCCGCTCATTGATCGCCGATGGCATGGAAGTGAAGCGATCCGCTGATATCCCGATGGGCGCGATGTGGGTTCCGGATGCCGGTCCCACCCGCGATGCCGACATCCGCGAGTCGGCGTCGGTGGCGCATATCTACGGGCAAAACCTTGTAGCGGCCGAATCGTTCACGACGGGCGAGAGACCGTGGGCGTGGACGCCCGAAACCCTGAAGCCGGCCGCCGACAGGGAATTGGCGGACGGCCTCAACCGATTTGTGATTCACACCTCGGTGCACCAGCCGCTGGATGACAAACTCCCAGGGCTTGGGCTCGGAATGTACGGACAGTGGTTCAATCGGCATGACACGTGGGCGGAGTTGGCAAAACCCTGGATGACTTACCTGGCCCGGAGTTCGTATCTGCTCCAGCAGGGCAAGTTTGTGGCCGACGTCGCCTATCTCTATGGTCAGGACGCCAACATTACTCAACTCTTCGCTGTCCAGGGGCCCGAGGTGCCTGCAGGTTACAACTTCGATTACGTCAACAGCGACGTTGTCCTGCATCGCCTGAGCGTGAAGAACGGCCGGCTCATAACTCCGGGAGGCACCAGCTATCGTGTGCTCGCGCTCGATTCAAGTACGCGCCGCATGACATTGCCAGTGCTGCGGAAGCTTCGTGAGCTTGTTAACGATGGCGCGGTCCTGGTGGGCCCCATGCCCATTGATAGTCCCAGCCTGAGCGACGACCAGGCCGAATTCAAAACGATCGCCGATCAACTCTTCGGCTCAGGAACGGGCGACCACAGCTATGGCAAGGGCCGAGTGCTTGCAGGACAAACACTCGCCGACGCACTGCGAAAGCTGAATGTGACGCCGGACTTCCAAATCGGTGAAGGACAACCCGACACAAACTTGTTCTTCACGCACCGCCGCATCTCTAACGGCGAGATCTACTGGGTGAATAACAGGAACAACCGAGCCGAGACAATTAATGCTGCATTTCGCGTCGCAGGCAAGGCTCCGGAGTTATGGCATGCCGATACCGGCAAAATCGAACCCGCATCTTTCCGCGTCGCAGACAATCGCACGATCGTTCCGCTCCGCCTTGGCCCCAACGAAGCTGTGTTCGTAGTGTTTCGCAGGAACGCAGACGTGCCATCGCGAAACATACCGTTTCCGATGGAGACCACCGTGGCCGGCATTGATGGGCCTTGGAAGGTGCAGTTTCAATCAGGCCGAGGCGCGCCGGCCGAGGCTGACTTTGAAAACCTTGTGCCCTGGACACAGAGCAATGATCCTGGAGTGAAATATTTCTCCGGTACGGCGACCTACACGAAATCACTTCAGGCTCCAGCGAAGTGGTTCAACACTGGTGCGCGGCTATGGATGGATCTCGGCGATGTGAAGAATATTGCCGAGGTATTCGTGAACGGCAGATACTTGGGGATCCTTTGGAAGCCACCGTTCCGCGTGGACGTGACCGGAATAATAAAGCCGGGCACCAACGTGCTGGAAATCAAAGTGACCAATCTCTGGGTCAACCGGTTGATCGGCGATCAACAGCCCGACGCAACCAAAAAGTACACATATACGAATATGAAGTTCTACGGCGCTGACTCTCCTCTGTTGCCGTCCGGCCTCCTGGGACCGGTCAAGATCATGCGATCAGTTCGGGCTTTCAATCCCCGGGTGCCTCACCCACACGCGGTTTCGTCGCGTGTGAGTGGGCATTCTGGCTAA
- a CDS encoding polysaccharide deacetylase family protein, which translates to MLKVLITVDTEAHPISRNWKQDHLAADMKRDLYGQVDGHEVGLEYQLKTLSQHGLKASFMVESLFAAVPEIGEQPLREIVQAIVSGGHDIQIHPHTEWLPYIPDIGVPGRSHLLSAYSAAEQEAVIRFAGARLEQAGAPPPVAFRAGGFAANADTLVALARCGIRYDSSFNRTYGQKRCLSPPPKSAGHLTDYNGVQELPVAVFEDFVGHFRPAQLCACSTAEMLHALHAAEASGWEYFVVVSHSFEMLTRRRHRTKPPVIRWDVVERFERLCQFLAANQQRFPTVRFSDLDDFVAVPSGNGVYRDIKGKFTNTVSRVMQQAVSRIQNY; encoded by the coding sequence ATGCTCAAGGTCCTGATCACCGTCGACACAGAGGCGCACCCCATCAGCCGGAATTGGAAGCAAGACCATCTGGCGGCCGACATGAAGCGCGATTTGTACGGTCAGGTAGACGGGCATGAGGTCGGGCTTGAGTACCAGCTCAAAACCCTGTCGCAGCACGGCCTGAAAGCGAGCTTCATGGTTGAGAGCCTGTTTGCGGCGGTTCCGGAGATCGGCGAGCAGCCACTCCGAGAGATTGTGCAGGCAATCGTGTCTGGTGGACACGATATCCAGATACACCCTCATACGGAGTGGTTGCCGTACATACCCGATATCGGGGTCCCTGGCCGGAGTCACCTGCTCAGCGCGTACTCGGCTGCCGAACAGGAGGCGGTTATCCGGTTTGCGGGGGCGCGATTGGAGCAGGCCGGAGCTCCTCCTCCAGTGGCATTCCGCGCCGGTGGATTTGCCGCGAATGCGGACACTCTTGTTGCGCTTGCACGCTGCGGCATCCGCTATGACTCCAGCTTCAATCGCACCTACGGACAGAAGAGGTGCCTGTCACCGCCGCCAAAATCCGCAGGACACCTGACGGACTATAACGGCGTGCAGGAGCTGCCGGTTGCGGTCTTCGAAGACTTCGTCGGCCACTTCCGGCCGGCGCAGCTATGCGCCTGCAGCACAGCGGAGATGCTTCATGCGCTGCACGCGGCAGAGGCCTCAGGGTGGGAGTATTTCGTTGTTGTTTCGCACTCCTTCGAGATGCTCACCAGGCGCCGCCACCGCACGAAGCCGCCCGTGATCCGGTGGGACGTGGTGGAGCGGTTCGAGCGGCTCTGTCAGTTTCTGGCCGCAAACCAACAACGCTTTCCGACGGTCCGGTTTTCGGACCTCGATGACTTCGTTGCGGTTCCAAGCGGGAACGGCGTGTACCGCGACATCAAGGGCAAGTTCACGAATACGGTTTCACGCGTTATGCAGCAGGCAGTTAGCAGGATTCAGAATTATTGA
- a CDS encoding cytochrome P460 family protein — protein sequence MRPIAFVLLATASIAGIATHKPNPPQQANAQANPAYVTQMPAGYRDYRFINVAHEAGGLNSLGAMLGNDIAIKAYRSKTLPFPNGTIIAALHYTHSPNAENNQIFGQAQSFTPGSPTNIQFIKDSHKYAATGGWGFGTFKDGKPDPPAAMKSCFPCHAREKARDMVFTQYAP from the coding sequence ATGAGACCGATCGCTTTCGTCCTGCTCGCAACCGCATCGATCGCCGGCATCGCCACCCACAAGCCCAACCCACCGCAACAGGCAAACGCCCAGGCCAATCCCGCGTACGTCACCCAAATGCCCGCCGGATACCGCGACTACAGGTTCATCAATGTGGCACACGAGGCCGGCGGCCTCAACAGTTTGGGCGCGATGTTGGGCAACGACATCGCCATCAAAGCCTACCGCTCTAAAACCCTCCCCTTTCCCAACGGCACCATCATCGCGGCCTTACACTACACCCACTCCCCGAACGCCGAGAACAATCAGATCTTTGGCCAGGCCCAATCTTTCACTCCCGGCAGCCCCACCAACATCCAGTTCATCAAGGACTCACACAAGTACGCCGCCACCGGCGGCTGGGGCTTCGGCACCTTCAAGGATGGCAAACCCGACCCGCCAGCGGCTATGAAGTCCTGCTTCCCCTGCCACGCCCGCGAAAAGGCTCGCGACATGGTCTTCACCCAGTACGCCCCGTAG